A DNA window from Prochlorococcus marinus str. GP2 contains the following coding sequences:
- a CDS encoding malate:quinone oxidoreductase — translation MTSSKNPTNDNSYFDAVLVGAGIMSSTLALLISEVLPDIKFLIIEKLNAPGSESTGAFNNAGTGHAANCELNYTPLDEKGNLKIDKALSINRSFEISMSLWASLYEAGKIDIKKFLKFVPHISFVSGQDNISFLKKRFQKMTENPEFNNMEFSTSFDEISSWAPLITKDRNSSTPIAATRIGRGTDINFEALTKEYLSLVSLNENVEIRYKTELVDLKKIDKKQWELEISSEGRKTSIRTGYVFLGAGGKTINYLQKSKIPEAKSYGGFPVSGKWLICEKKDLTEKHNSKVYGKADIGSPPMSVPHLDTRWIDNKKLLLYGPFAGFTTKFLKQSSYFDLFSSIKKNNIFSMLDVGFKNNDLINYLISQSLKNHNSRVENLKNMMPSANPSDWYLKNAGQRVQIIKKTEDGGSLKFGTEIVNSTDGSLSALLGASPGASTAVSIMVEVLEKSVLFLNDKHNLQKKINDLIYPELPVSKNYSTFINDIKKRNNSIFGFHP, via the coding sequence GTGACTTCATCTAAAAATCCCACTAATGACAATAGCTACTTTGATGCAGTCTTAGTAGGCGCAGGGATAATGAGTAGTACTTTAGCCCTCCTAATTTCAGAAGTTTTACCAGATATAAAATTTCTTATTATAGAAAAATTAAATGCTCCAGGAAGTGAAAGTACTGGCGCTTTTAATAATGCAGGTACAGGACATGCGGCTAATTGCGAATTAAACTATACCCCTTTAGATGAAAAAGGAAATCTAAAAATAGATAAAGCGCTCTCAATAAATCGTTCTTTTGAAATATCCATGTCTTTATGGGCGTCATTGTATGAAGCAGGGAAAATTGATATTAAGAAGTTTCTAAAATTTGTTCCTCATATTAGCTTTGTGTCTGGTCAGGATAATATTTCTTTTTTAAAAAAAAGATTTCAGAAAATGACCGAAAATCCTGAATTTAATAATATGGAATTTTCTACATCTTTTGATGAAATTTCATCATGGGCTCCTCTAATAACAAAAGATAGAAATTCATCTACTCCAATTGCTGCTACCAGAATAGGTAGAGGAACTGATATTAATTTTGAGGCTTTAACTAAAGAGTATTTGTCATTAGTTTCTCTAAACGAAAATGTTGAAATTAGATATAAAACAGAATTAGTAGATTTAAAGAAAATTGATAAAAAACAATGGGAACTAGAAATCAGTTCTGAAGGTAGAAAAACTTCAATTAGAACTGGCTACGTTTTTCTTGGGGCTGGTGGAAAAACAATTAATTATTTACAAAAATCAAAAATTCCAGAAGCAAAAAGTTATGGGGGATTTCCTGTAAGTGGGAAATGGCTTATTTGCGAGAAAAAAGATCTAACAGAAAAACATAATTCAAAAGTTTATGGTAAAGCTGATATTGGATCGCCACCAATGTCTGTGCCTCATTTAGACACCAGATGGATTGATAATAAAAAACTTCTTTTATATGGACCTTTTGCTGGATTTACAACGAAATTTCTAAAACAAAGTTCATACTTTGACTTATTTAGTTCAATTAAAAAGAATAATATTTTTTCTATGTTAGACGTTGGTTTCAAGAACAACGATTTAATTAATTACCTAATATCACAATCATTAAAGAACCATAACTCAAGAGTTGAGAATTTAAAGAATATGATGCCATCAGCTAATCCTTCTGATTGGTATTTGAAGAATGCTGGTCAAAGAGTCCAAATAATTAAAAAAACTGAAGATGGTGGTTCTTTGAAATTTGGAACTGAGATTGTAAATTCAACTGATGGATCATTATCTGCTTTGTTGGGAGCCTCTCCGGGAGCAAGTACTGCGGTTTCAATTATGGTTGAGGTTCTAGAAAAATCTGTTTTATTTTTAAACGATAAGCATAATCTTCAGAAAAAAATAAATGACTTAATTTATCCAGAACTGCCAGTTTCTAAAAATTATAGTACCTTTATAAATGATATTAAAAAAAGAAATAATTCCATTTTTGGTTTCCATCCATAA
- the trmH gene encoding tRNA (guanosine(18)-2'-O)-methyltransferase TrmH, whose amino-acid sequence MSILPRRFERIKSVLDCRMKNLTVLVEDVNKPHNLSAILRTCDAAGVFEANFISKTNAVKTFNSTAQGSQKWVKLNNYENTIMAISDLKNKGFKLYGTTLNSESVDYRNFDYSQNTCFVLGAEKWGLSNELISMVDQSIFIPMTGMVQSLNVSVAASILLFEAVRQRKNKGILPSNGEGLNKDEYQKTLFEWCYPELAAVYKKSAKEYPKLNNQGELDPITDN is encoded by the coding sequence ATGTCAATTTTGCCAAGAAGATTTGAACGAATCAAAAGTGTTTTAGATTGCAGAATGAAAAACTTGACCGTTTTAGTTGAGGATGTCAATAAACCACATAATTTATCTGCGATATTAAGGACATGTGATGCGGCAGGAGTTTTCGAAGCAAATTTTATTAGCAAAACGAATGCCGTTAAGACTTTTAATAGTACTGCTCAAGGCAGTCAAAAATGGGTAAAACTGAATAATTATGAAAACACTATCATGGCAATATCTGATTTAAAGAATAAGGGTTTTAAATTATATGGAACGACTCTTAATAGTGAATCAGTAGATTATAGAAATTTTGATTATTCTCAAAATACATGTTTTGTTTTAGGAGCAGAAAAATGGGGACTAAGTAATGAACTTATATCAATGGTTGATCAATCAATTTTTATACCTATGACAGGTATGGTTCAATCTCTGAATGTTTCAGTTGCTGCTTCTATATTATTATTTGAAGCTGTTCGCCAAAGAAAAAATAAAGGTATATTACCCTCTAATGGAGAAGGTTTAAATAAGGATGAATATCAAAAAACACTTTTTGAATGGTGTTACCCAGAATTAGCTGCGGTGTATAAAAAATCAGCTAAAGAATATCCAAAGTTGAATAATCAAGGAGAACTTGATCCTATTACAGATAACTAA
- the lepA gene encoding translation elongation factor 4: MTDISVSKIRNFCIIAHIDHGKSTLADRLLQDTGTVQQRDMQEQFLDSMDLERERGITIKLQAARMKYKADDSQEYVLNLIDTPGHVDFSYEVSRSLQACEGALLVVDASQGVEAQTLANVYLALENNLEIIPVLNKVDLPGADAEKIKQEIEEIIGLDTSNAINCSAKTGVGIKDILEAIVRRVPPPLDEIKLPTKALIFDSYYDPYRGVIVYFRVISGSLNKREKILLMASKKNYELDEIGIMAPDQQQVDELHAGEVGYLAASIKSVADARVGDTITLLNSPANDPLPGYKTANPMVFCGLFPTDADQFPDLRVSLEKLQLSDAALKYEPETSSAMGFGFRCGFLGLLHMEIVQERLEREYDLDLIVTAPSVIYKVNLNQQEHIFIDNPSTIPDPQLRESIEEPYVKMEIYAPNEFNGTLMGLCQERRGVFIDMKYITTDRVTLIYEIPLAEVVTDFFDQMKSRTQGYASMEYHLIGYRKNDLVRLDVLINSERADPLTSIVHKDKAYGIGRSLVEKLKELIPKQQFKIPIQASIGSRIIASESISALRKDVLSKCYGGDISRKKKLLKKQAKGKKRMKAMGKVEVPQEAFMAVLKLNQ; the protein is encoded by the coding sequence ATGACTGATATATCGGTTTCAAAAATTAGAAATTTCTGCATAATCGCTCATATTGATCATGGTAAATCTACCCTTGCAGATAGGTTGCTTCAAGATACTGGTACTGTGCAGCAAAGGGATATGCAAGAACAATTTTTGGACAGTATGGATCTTGAAAGAGAGAGAGGAATTACTATCAAGTTACAGGCCGCTAGGATGAAATATAAAGCTGACGATTCTCAAGAATATGTTTTGAACTTAATAGATACTCCAGGGCATGTTGATTTCTCTTATGAGGTTAGTAGATCTCTTCAAGCTTGTGAAGGCGCCTTACTTGTTGTTGATGCAAGTCAAGGAGTAGAAGCTCAAACCTTAGCTAATGTTTATCTTGCTTTAGAAAATAATCTTGAAATAATTCCTGTTTTAAATAAAGTTGATTTACCAGGGGCTGATGCTGAAAAAATAAAACAAGAAATAGAGGAAATTATTGGACTTGATACTTCTAATGCAATAAATTGTTCAGCAAAAACTGGAGTTGGTATTAAAGATATTTTGGAAGCAATCGTAAGAAGAGTACCTCCTCCTCTAGATGAAATTAAACTACCTACAAAGGCACTGATTTTTGATTCTTATTATGATCCCTACAGGGGAGTTATTGTTTATTTCAGGGTGATATCTGGGTCTCTAAATAAGAGAGAAAAAATATTATTAATGGCAAGTAAGAAAAATTATGAATTAGATGAGATAGGAATAATGGCGCCTGATCAGCAGCAAGTTGATGAATTACATGCAGGAGAAGTTGGTTATTTAGCTGCTTCTATAAAATCAGTTGCTGATGCGAGAGTGGGAGATACGATTACTCTTTTAAATTCACCTGCTAATGATCCTTTGCCTGGATATAAGACAGCAAATCCTATGGTTTTTTGTGGCCTATTCCCGACTGATGCTGATCAATTCCCAGATTTAAGAGTATCACTAGAAAAATTACAATTATCTGATGCAGCTTTAAAATATGAGCCCGAAACCAGTAGCGCAATGGGCTTCGGATTTAGGTGCGGATTCCTAGGACTTCTTCATATGGAGATTGTTCAAGAAAGATTAGAAAGAGAATATGACTTGGATCTAATCGTAACGGCACCATCAGTTATTTATAAAGTTAATTTAAATCAGCAGGAACATATCTTTATTGATAATCCTTCTACAATTCCTGATCCACAACTTAGAGAATCAATAGAAGAGCCTTATGTGAAAATGGAAATTTATGCTCCCAATGAATTTAATGGAACATTAATGGGTTTATGTCAGGAAAGAAGGGGAGTATTTATAGATATGAAATACATAACAACAGATCGAGTTACCTTGATTTATGAAATTCCATTAGCAGAAGTTGTTACAGATTTCTTTGATCAAATGAAAAGTAGAACCCAAGGTTATGCATCAATGGAATATCATTTGATTGGCTATAGAAAAAATGACCTTGTTAGATTAGATGTTCTAATAAATTCAGAAAGAGCAGATCCATTAACTTCTATTGTTCATAAAGATAAGGCTTATGGAATTGGCAGAAGTTTAGTTGAGAAATTAAAAGAACTTATTCCCAAACAACAATTTAAAATACCTATTCAAGCATCAATCGGTAGCAGGATTATTGCAAGTGAAAGCATTAGTGCTTTGCGAAAAGATGTTTTATCTAAATGTTATGGTGGGGATATTTCTAGGAAAAAGAAACTTCTAAAGAAACAAGCCAAAGGTAAAAAGAGGATGAAGGCAATGGGTAAAGTTGAAGTCCCTCAAGAAGCTTTTATGGCAGTCTTGAAATTAAACCAGTAA
- a CDS encoding NifU family protein — MSTETLSLTNENVEKVLDELRPFLISDGGNVEIAEIDGPIVKVRLQGACGSCPSSTMTLKMGIERKLKEMIPEISEVVQVL, encoded by the coding sequence ATGAGTACTGAAACACTCTCGCTGACAAACGAAAATGTAGAAAAAGTCCTTGACGAGCTAAGACCTTTTTTAATTTCTGATGGAGGAAATGTAGAGATTGCAGAAATAGATGGTCCAATTGTCAAAGTCAGACTTCAAGGAGCATGTGGTAGTTGCCCAAGTAGCACTATGACTCTAAAAATGGGTATTGAAAGAAAGTTAAAAGAAATGATTCCTGAAATAAGCGAAGTTGTCCAGGTTTTATAA
- a CDS encoding ABC transporter permease, whose protein sequence is MKFLEANNFFGYSFSMLSNDIFAAPSLNHFCGTDRLGRDVCLRTLQGSSLAIEVVFLAILFSLSLGLPLGLLSGYFGGFFDKCLSLIMDTIFSIPVILLSVVVAFVLGKGILNAALALCIVYSPQYFRLIRNQTILVKSETYVEAAQVAGADVKKIIFKYILPNVITPLPVLLTLNAADAVLVLGSLGFLGLGVPADVPEWGSDLNLALAALPTGIWWTALFPGLAMFFLVLGLSFIGEDLEEIFDSQNSE, encoded by the coding sequence ATGAAATTTTTAGAGGCCAATAATTTTTTTGGCTATTCATTTTCAATGTTAAGCAATGATATCTTTGCCGCTCCTTCTCTTAATCATTTTTGTGGCACAGATAGATTAGGAAGAGATGTTTGCTTAAGAACTTTGCAAGGATCATCATTAGCGATAGAAGTTGTATTCTTAGCTATTCTTTTTTCATTAAGTTTGGGTTTGCCATTGGGATTATTAAGTGGATATTTTGGTGGTTTTTTTGATAAATGCCTATCACTAATAATGGATACTATTTTTTCAATACCTGTAATTTTGCTTTCAGTTGTTGTGGCTTTTGTATTGGGTAAGGGTATCCTTAACGCAGCTTTGGCATTGTGTATTGTTTACTCTCCTCAATATTTTAGATTAATCCGAAATCAGACAATATTGGTTAAATCCGAAACTTATGTGGAGGCAGCTCAAGTTGCAGGAGCTGATGTTAAAAAAATTATTTTTAAATATATTCTCCCAAATGTAATAACACCATTGCCTGTTCTGCTTACCCTAAATGCTGCAGATGCTGTTTTGGTATTAGGAAGTTTAGGATTTTTAGGACTTGGTGTTCCTGCAGATGTCCCAGAGTGGGGAAGTGATTTAAATCTGGCTCTTGCCGCTTTACCTACAGGCATCTGGTGGACGGCTTTGTTCCCAGGTTTGGCAATGTTTTTTTTAGTTTTAGGTCTTTCTTTTATAGGAGAGGACCTTGAAGAAATTTTTGATAGTCAAAATTCTGAATAA